In a genomic window of bacterium:
- a CDS encoding ATP-binding cassette domain-containing protein — protein MSAAPVIRVRDLDYAYGRQPALQGVSFDVHALDFVSVIGPNGGGKSTLLKLLLGLLSPRRGTVEVCGGPPSKSRLKLGYMPQRVELDPRFPVTVMDVTIMGRLGLRPTLGPYRRRDREAALAALEATDAADLRDRPFSELSGGQRQKVLIARALCGDPEVLLLDEPTASLDPTVQDDLYALLNRLNATRTILMVSHDVSMVSRFVNRVLCVNRTCVEHCVTEIPRELSLLFDAREDLRLVRHDHDHSGHPPAGGACRD, from the coding sequence GTGAGCGCCGCCCCGGTCATCCGCGTCCGCGACCTGGACTACGCCTACGGCCGTCAGCCGGCGCTGCAGGGCGTGAGCTTCGACGTCCACGCCCTGGACTTCGTCTCGGTCATCGGCCCCAACGGCGGCGGCAAGTCGACCCTGCTGAAGCTGCTGCTGGGCCTGCTCTCGCCGCGGCGGGGCACGGTCGAGGTGTGCGGCGGCCCGCCGTCGAAATCGCGCCTGAAGCTGGGCTACATGCCCCAGCGCGTGGAACTGGACCCGCGCTTCCCGGTCACCGTCATGGACGTGACCATCATGGGCCGCCTGGGCTTGCGCCCGACCCTGGGCCCCTACCGGCGCCGCGACCGCGAAGCCGCCCTGGCCGCCTTGGAGGCGACCGACGCGGCCGACCTGCGCGATCGGCCCTTCTCCGAGCTGTCGGGCGGCCAGCGCCAGAAGGTGCTGATCGCCCGCGCGCTGTGCGGCGACCCGGAGGTCCTGTTGCTGGACGAGCCCACCGCCAGCCTCGACCCGACGGTCCAGGACGACCTGTACGCCCTGCTGAACCGCCTGAACGCCACGCGCACGATCCTGATGGTGTCCCACGACGTGAGCATGGTCTCGCGCTTCGTCAACCGTGTCCTCTGCGTCAACCGCACCTGCGTCGAGCACTGCGTGACCGAGATCCCGCGCGAGCTGTCCCTGCTCTTCGACGCCCGGGAGGACCTGCGCCTGGTCCGCCACGACCACGACCACTCCGGTCATCCCCCGGCCGGCGGCGCCTGCCGTGATTGA
- a CDS encoding metal ABC transporter permease — protein MIEFLEALGRHAFLRHALLAGALASVASGVVGTYVVTRRITGIAGSLAHAVLGGMGLAIWLRTVHGWAWLTPLHGAVFAAVLGAVIIGAARARGGDREDTVISALWAVGMAVGVLFLFLTPGYKADLMTYLFGNIVMVDPETLRLLLVLDGVILLVVALFYDPLLAVCYDEEFARLRGVRTDAVFTLLLLLVALTIVTLIYVVGVVLVIALISLPVSAVGRFSRRLWQMMLLSAALSSVLTTAGLALAYAADLPAGAVTILLAALVYVLAGVAAALKRRA, from the coding sequence GTGATTGAGTTCCTGGAAGCCCTGGGCCGCCACGCCTTCCTGCGCCACGCGCTGCTGGCCGGCGCCCTGGCCAGCGTCGCGAGCGGCGTGGTCGGGACCTACGTCGTCACGCGCCGCATCACCGGCATCGCCGGCAGCCTCGCCCACGCCGTGCTGGGCGGCATGGGCCTGGCCATCTGGCTGCGCACGGTGCACGGCTGGGCCTGGCTGACGCCCCTGCACGGGGCCGTGTTCGCGGCGGTGCTCGGCGCGGTGATCATCGGCGCGGCGCGCGCCCGCGGCGGCGACCGCGAGGACACGGTCATCTCGGCCCTGTGGGCCGTCGGCATGGCCGTCGGCGTGCTGTTCCTGTTCCTGACGCCGGGCTACAAGGCCGACTTGATGACCTACCTGTTCGGCAACATCGTCATGGTGGACCCCGAGACGCTGCGCCTGCTGCTGGTGCTGGACGGGGTGATCCTGCTGGTGGTCGCGCTGTTCTACGACCCGCTGCTGGCGGTCTGCTACGACGAGGAGTTCGCGCGGCTGCGCGGCGTGCGCACCGACGCCGTCTTCACGCTGCTGCTGCTGCTGGTGGCGCTGACCATCGTCACGCTCATCTACGTGGTGGGCGTGGTCCTGGTGATCGCGCTGATCTCGCTGCCGGTGTCGGCCGTGGGGCGTTTCTCGCGGCGGCTGTGGCAGATGATGCTGCTGTCCGCCGCCCTCAGTTCGGTGCTGACGACCGCGGGGCTGGCCCTGGCCTATGCCGCCGACCTGCCGGCC